In Synechococcus sp. CC9616, the following are encoded in one genomic region:
- a CDS encoding DUF1651 domain-containing protein yields MAEGWLTDCESYWVARFHKDERSWQRDPRVFVDYGREMPAGEPALLKSRRYLRQSDAIALWKALRSSGWVQTAPAWGDDAVA; encoded by the coding sequence ATGGCAGAGGGCTGGCTTACGGACTGCGAAAGTTATTGGGTTGCTCGGTTTCACAAGGACGAAAGGTCCTGGCAGCGTGATCCAAGGGTTTTCGTGGACTACGGCAGGGAGATGCCGGCTGGAGAGCCTGCTCTGCTCAAGAGCAGGCGTTATCTGAGGCAGTCGGATGCGATCGCGCTTTGGAAGGCGTTGCGATCCAGCGGTTGGGTGCAGACAGCCCCTGCCTGGGGTGATGACGCCGTGGCATAG
- a CDS encoding AarF/ABC1/UbiB kinase family protein, protein MAYNPRRDLVWLMLRPWVAVPRLIQVLWSLSGLILVLLVRGGSADAKVQQGVARSILNTLTGLGPCFIKVGQALSTRPDLVRRDWLEELTRLQDDLPAFSHAIALKRIETELGAPADELFEEFPDHPVAAASLGQVYKARLQGDAWVAVKVQRPNLQFILRRDLVLIRLLGVMTAPLLPLNLGFGLGDIIDEFGRSLFEEIDYEQEAANAERFAAMFANNSAVYVPRVERMLSSRRVLTTVWVDGAKMRDSKELLDLHLDPTALIRTGVISGLQQLLEFGYFHADPHPGNLFARQGRSGDMGHIGYVDFGMMDSISDSDRLTLTGAVVHLINKDFEALAKDFQTLGFLSPTADLRPIIPALEEVLGGSLGDSVGSFNFKAITDRFSELMFDYPFRVPARFALIIRAVVSQEGLALRLDPQFRIIAVAYPYVARRLLAGDTSEMRDKLMEVIFDTEGRLRIDRLESLLAVVGQDAPAPGKELIPVAGAGLRLLFSRDGADLRKRLLLNLIRDDRIHTDDVRALAGLIGRTFGPGRIAGGLLQQLNPLAAA, encoded by the coding sequence ATGGCTTACAACCCCAGACGGGATCTGGTGTGGTTGATGTTGCGGCCCTGGGTGGCTGTGCCGCGACTGATCCAGGTGCTGTGGTCGCTCAGCGGTTTAATTCTCGTACTGCTTGTGCGAGGAGGCAGCGCAGACGCCAAGGTTCAGCAAGGGGTTGCACGCAGCATCCTCAACACCCTCACCGGCCTGGGTCCCTGTTTCATCAAAGTTGGCCAGGCCTTGTCGACACGCCCCGATCTGGTGCGGCGCGATTGGCTGGAGGAGCTCACACGACTGCAGGATGACCTGCCGGCTTTTTCCCATGCCATCGCTTTAAAGCGGATTGAGACGGAGCTCGGAGCTCCCGCTGACGAGTTGTTCGAGGAATTTCCGGATCATCCCGTCGCTGCCGCGAGCCTCGGCCAGGTTTACAAGGCTCGCCTCCAGGGCGATGCCTGGGTTGCTGTGAAAGTTCAAAGGCCGAACTTGCAGTTCATCCTGCGCCGTGATCTTGTCTTGATTCGTCTGCTGGGCGTGATGACGGCACCGTTGTTGCCGCTCAACCTCGGTTTTGGCCTCGGCGACATCATCGATGAATTCGGCCGCAGCTTGTTCGAAGAAATCGATTACGAACAGGAGGCTGCCAATGCTGAGCGCTTCGCGGCAATGTTCGCCAACAACTCAGCCGTTTATGTGCCACGGGTTGAGCGCATGCTCAGTTCCCGTCGTGTGTTGACCACGGTCTGGGTGGATGGCGCCAAGATGCGCGACAGCAAGGAGCTGTTGGATCTCCATTTGGATCCCACCGCCTTGATCCGTACCGGGGTGATCAGCGGCCTGCAGCAGTTGCTGGAGTTCGGCTATTTCCACGCTGATCCTCACCCCGGAAATCTGTTTGCCCGTCAGGGCCGCAGCGGTGATATGGGCCATATCGGTTACGTCGATTTCGGGATGATGGACTCGATCAGTGATAGCGACCGCCTCACCCTCACTGGCGCGGTTGTTCATCTGATCAACAAGGATTTCGAGGCTCTTGCCAAGGACTTCCAGACCCTCGGTTTCCTAAGCCCTACAGCTGACCTGCGTCCGATCATTCCGGCATTGGAGGAAGTGCTTGGCGGCAGTCTTGGTGATTCGGTCGGTTCCTTCAACTTCAAGGCGATCACGGATCGCTTTTCGGAGCTGATGTTTGATTACCCCTTCCGCGTGCCGGCCCGCTTTGCCCTGATCATCCGGGCCGTGGTGAGCCAGGAGGGCCTGGCCCTGCGCCTCGATCCTCAGTTCCGGATCATCGCGGTGGCGTATCCCTATGTCGCCCGTCGCCTTCTGGCCGGCGACACCAGTGAGATGCGGGACAAGCTCATGGAGGTGATCTTCGACACGGAAGGCCGCCTTCGCATCGATCGTCTCGAAAGCCTGCTGGCTGTGGTGGGACAGGATGCCCCAGCACCCGGAAAGGAGTTGATTCCAGTGGCTGGAGCCGGTCTGCGCCTGTTATTCAGTCGTGATGGTGCTGATCTGCGGAAGCGATTGCTGCTCAACCTGATTCGTGACGATCGAATTCACACCGATGACGTCCGAGCCCTGGCTGGACTGATCGGCCGCACCTTCGGCCCCGGTCGCATCGCAGGGGGGCTGTTGCAACAGCTCAACCCCCTGGCGGCAGCGTGA
- a CDS encoding ABC transporter substrate-binding protein, whose translation MLLFPRGHQRLASLRTLACGLLLGGLALVPFQRLIADSRKPIADLGAGSDALVLGQSLPLTGPSAQLGLEYQRGALAWFEEVNRRGGIHGRPIRLVSLDDQYEPSKTLENTRQLLQRQDLLALFGYVGTPTTKVALPLIEQASVPLVAPMTGASLLRRPDLEMVFNLRASYRLEIEAMVEELVRDANHRIAVVYQDDAFGQDGLTAATEALARHDLKPVATATVQRNSAQVGQAVRELLSVNPNGVIVVSAYVSSAALATQLRDEGSRAQIMNVSFVGTKALQQAMPVGEANGIGVAQVVPFPWNRWIPVVAQYQKLMRSSSDDPDFGFTSLEGFLAARLVTTALDRAGKDPSRPDLVAALESINDLDLGGFRLDMDREDHQASDFVELTFLGSQNWEP comes from the coding sequence GTGCTTCTGTTTCCTCGGGGCCATCAGCGGCTCGCCTCTCTTCGCACTCTGGCCTGTGGACTGCTGCTCGGTGGTCTGGCACTGGTCCCTTTTCAGCGTTTGATCGCGGACTCCCGCAAGCCGATAGCCGATCTCGGCGCCGGAAGTGATGCGCTGGTTCTGGGCCAGTCCTTGCCCCTAACTGGACCATCGGCCCAGCTCGGCCTTGAGTATCAACGCGGAGCCCTGGCCTGGTTTGAGGAGGTGAATCGACGTGGCGGCATCCATGGACGTCCGATTCGCCTGGTCAGCCTGGATGACCAGTACGAACCCAGCAAAACACTTGAGAACACCCGGCAACTCTTGCAGCGTCAGGATCTGCTGGCGTTGTTCGGCTACGTCGGAACGCCCACCACGAAGGTTGCCTTGCCCTTGATTGAGCAGGCCTCGGTACCCCTGGTCGCGCCGATGACCGGGGCCAGTCTGCTGAGACGCCCTGATCTGGAGATGGTGTTCAATCTGCGAGCGAGTTATCGCCTCGAGATCGAGGCGATGGTGGAGGAGCTGGTGCGGGATGCCAATCACCGCATCGCCGTGGTGTATCAGGACGACGCCTTCGGGCAGGACGGCCTCACGGCTGCGACAGAGGCTCTTGCTCGCCACGATCTGAAACCCGTTGCCACAGCCACAGTGCAGCGCAATTCGGCTCAGGTTGGTCAGGCTGTTCGTGAGCTGCTGTCGGTGAACCCCAATGGGGTCATCGTGGTGTCCGCCTACGTGAGCTCTGCTGCCCTGGCCACCCAGCTGAGGGACGAGGGCAGTCGTGCCCAGATCATGAACGTGTCTTTTGTTGGCACCAAGGCGCTGCAACAGGCCATGCCGGTGGGTGAAGCGAACGGAATCGGTGTCGCCCAGGTGGTTCCCTTCCCTTGGAACCGCTGGATTCCCGTCGTGGCCCAGTACCAGAAGTTGATGCGCTCCAGCAGCGACGATCCCGATTTCGGTTTCACGAGCCTCGAGGGCTTTCTGGCAGCTCGTCTGGTCACCACGGCTCTGGACCGTGCCGGCAAGGATCCTTCCCGCCCGGATCTCGTTGCGGCGCTTGAGTCGATCAATGATTTAGATCTTGGTGGTTTCCGTCTGGATATGGATCGGGAGGATCACCAGGCCAGCGATTTCGTTGAACTGACCTTTCTGGGTTCCCAGAACTGGGAACCCTGA
- a CDS encoding response regulator transcription factor yields the protein MVTTLPAGAVATGRLLVVEDDDSIRETVGEALKAEGYEVMTSSNGKEALSLLTDESRQPVDLLVLDLMLPGLGGLDLCRELRRVSNNTPILVISARDGETDRVLGLEVGADDYLVKPFGLRELVARCRALLRRARQLPNTPAEIQQHRNLCLYMSECRVTRDGEDLNLSPKEYKILELFIQHPKRVWSRDRLLEKIWGLDFVGDTKTVDVHIRWLREKIEKNPSAPELIRTVRGFGYRFG from the coding sequence ATGGTGACAACCTTGCCCGCTGGAGCCGTCGCCACAGGACGTCTCCTGGTTGTTGAAGATGACGACAGCATTCGAGAAACCGTTGGAGAAGCCCTCAAAGCTGAGGGCTATGAGGTGATGACCTCCTCAAACGGCAAGGAGGCACTCTCCCTTCTGACCGATGAGTCGCGTCAACCCGTGGACCTGCTGGTTCTGGATCTGATGCTGCCAGGCCTCGGTGGTCTCGATCTCTGCCGCGAACTGCGTCGCGTCAGCAACAACACGCCGATCCTGGTGATCAGCGCTCGTGACGGTGAGACCGATCGGGTCCTGGGTTTGGAGGTGGGGGCTGACGACTACCTGGTGAAACCCTTTGGATTGCGGGAGCTGGTGGCTCGCTGCCGCGCTCTGCTCAGACGCGCACGCCAGCTGCCCAACACACCCGCGGAGATTCAGCAGCACCGCAATCTCTGCCTGTACATGAGTGAGTGCAGGGTGACCCGTGATGGAGAGGATCTGAACCTATCGCCGAAGGAATACAAGATTCTCGAGTTGTTCATCCAGCATCCCAAGCGGGTCTGGAGCCGTGATCGGTTGCTGGAGAAGATCTGGGGACTGGACTTCGTTGGCGACACCAAAACCGTGGACGTCCATATCCGTTGGTTGCGGGAGAAGATCGAGAAGAATCCATCCGCACCGGAACTGATCCGTACCGTGCGCGGTTTCGGTTACCGCTTCGGCTGA
- a CDS encoding cell wall metabolism sensor histidine kinase WalK: MLLSAICGLLIGVMVTLAVQRRRYRRRDPVANDGCPGFPPGTINTPQLLAWIDAATQGWVILAPDLTIAYINARAERFLHITRNLLVRGRPLNEVLSIPQLEEAIISTRHQQRPQRSEWEQLGEPLEALVLPGSEEWLLVLIQSRQSLEAQQQQQERWVSDVAHELKTPLTALMLVSDRLEMAVHGEDTVLVQRLQRELQRLQLMVEDLLELSRLENCLLQDNDGYIPITLENLVDNAWSSVRPLAEQRQVQLVLDRSQPGPLMGDQRRLHRAVLNLLDNALRFSPDGSSVEVEVVSSGGWWMLMIRDHGPGLSESDLGSMFQRFYRGDPSRARSARSGSGSGLGLAIVQQIAVNHGGRVDARNHPAGGTCMELLLPKSLPVS; this comes from the coding sequence GTGTTGCTGTCTGCCATCTGCGGCCTGCTGATCGGTGTGATGGTCACCCTGGCTGTTCAACGTCGTCGTTATCGCCGTCGCGATCCGGTTGCAAATGACGGTTGCCCCGGATTTCCACCCGGAACGATCAACACGCCCCAGTTGTTGGCCTGGATCGATGCCGCCACTCAGGGTTGGGTCATCCTGGCGCCCGATCTCACGATCGCCTACATCAACGCCCGCGCCGAGCGGTTTCTCCACATCACACGCAATCTGCTGGTCCGCGGACGGCCGCTCAATGAGGTTCTCTCGATCCCTCAGCTTGAGGAGGCGATCATCAGCACACGCCATCAGCAGCGGCCGCAACGCAGCGAATGGGAACAACTGGGGGAGCCCTTAGAAGCCCTTGTGCTGCCGGGCTCCGAAGAATGGCTGCTGGTTCTGATCCAGAGTCGACAGTCCCTGGAAGCACAGCAGCAGCAACAGGAACGCTGGGTGAGCGATGTGGCCCATGAGCTCAAAACCCCACTGACAGCTCTGATGCTGGTGAGCGATCGTCTTGAGATGGCGGTTCACGGTGAAGACACCGTGCTGGTTCAACGCCTCCAGCGGGAGTTGCAGCGTTTGCAGTTGATGGTGGAGGACCTGCTGGAGCTCTCCCGGCTGGAGAACTGCCTGCTCCAGGACAATGACGGCTATATCCCCATCACGCTTGAAAATCTGGTCGACAACGCCTGGAGCAGCGTCAGACCTTTGGCTGAGCAACGTCAGGTGCAACTGGTGCTGGATCGTTCCCAACCAGGCCCACTGATGGGCGATCAGCGGCGGCTGCATCGTGCGGTGCTCAATCTTCTCGACAACGCCTTGCGCTTCTCCCCAGACGGTTCCAGCGTTGAGGTGGAGGTGGTCTCGAGTGGCGGCTGGTGGATGCTGATGATCCGGGATCACGGTCCCGGCCTGAGTGAATCAGACCTGGGCAGCATGTTTCAGCGCTTCTACCGGGGAGATCCGTCCAGGGCCCGTTCTGCCCGAAGCGGCAGCGGCAGCGGTTTAGGCCTGGCCATCGTTCAACAGATCGCCGTGAATCATGGCGGGCGCGTTGATGCGCGCAACCATCCTGCTGGCGGCACCTGCATGGAATTGCTGCTGCCCAAAAGCCTGCCGGTTTCGTGA
- a CDS encoding pseudouridine synthase, which produces MTRQRLQKLIAAAGLCSRRKAELWLQQGRVSVDQQQAGLGDQADPEHQLICVDGRPLPTRQRRRVLLVNKPIGVISSCVDPQGRPTVLDLVPSDQRGGLHPVGRLDADSRGALLLSDVGELTLRLTHPRYDHRKTYRVWVEGQPSERTLQRWCRGVPLDGRSTRSAQVRLLCRERQQTLLEVILQEGRNRQIRRVADGLGHPVLDLQRTAIAHVQLGDLPEGCWRELCEGEWRDLLEGEALRPGSCD; this is translated from the coding sequence GTGACTCGGCAGCGCTTGCAGAAACTGATTGCAGCGGCCGGTCTCTGCTCACGGCGGAAGGCGGAGCTGTGGCTGCAGCAGGGGCGTGTCAGCGTCGATCAGCAACAGGCTGGCCTGGGCGACCAGGCTGATCCGGAGCATCAGCTCATTTGCGTGGATGGCCGTCCTCTGCCGACCCGTCAGCGGCGGCGGGTGTTGTTAGTCAACAAACCCATCGGAGTGATCAGCAGCTGCGTGGATCCGCAGGGCCGTCCCACCGTTCTGGACCTGGTTCCATCTGATCAGCGCGGGGGGCTGCATCCCGTTGGACGCCTCGATGCCGACAGTCGTGGGGCTTTGCTGCTCTCTGATGTTGGAGAACTCACGCTTCGGTTGACCCATCCCCGCTACGACCACCGCAAGACGTATCGGGTTTGGGTCGAGGGACAGCCCAGTGAGCGGACGCTGCAGCGTTGGTGCCGTGGGGTGCCCCTCGATGGACGTTCAACCCGCTCTGCTCAGGTCCGACTGTTGTGTCGCGAACGGCAGCAAACCCTTCTTGAGGTGATTCTTCAGGAGGGCCGCAACCGCCAGATCAGGCGCGTGGCTGATGGTTTGGGCCACCCGGTTCTTGATTTGCAACGCACGGCGATCGCCCACGTGCAGCTCGGGGATCTCCCGGAGGGCTGCTGGCGTGAACTCTGCGAGGGAGAATGGCGTGACCTGCTGGAAGGTGAAGCGCTGCGGCCAGGCTCATGCGACTGA